The nucleotide window TTTCTTATTCGCAATCAAGAACAAATCAATGAGCTCAATCAGTGGTGTAATTACGTTCACATTGATATTGAGAAGGGCAAAGAGGCTCTTGTCAGAGATCCGCTCAAAACCCACAGCCGCAGTAATATTTCGAAAGCGAAAGCTGTGCCACCTGCCATTTATAGCTTTACGCGTTATAACAAGCGTGCAAATACCTACCAGCAAAATCATGGCTTTTACAAGGCAAGCTCGGTCGAGAAAGTTCAGCTACAAATTAACCAGTCTTTAGCACAAGTTGATGCGGCTTTAGCGCAGGGTAAGGTATTTGATCCCAAGCCGCTTGAGCTTGCGGCAAAAGATTTGGTTAAGTCGGTCTTAGAAAACCCAGACGTATTAGCTTGGCTTGGCAGAGTTGAACACTATGATCAGCATAGCCACGAGCATGCAATTCGAACAGCTGTTTGGTCCTGCTTATTTGCTCGCCACCTTGGCCTGGCACAAACCGATATTTTAATCTTAGTGCAAGCCGCTTTGTTAAAAGATATTGGCCAAACACGTTTGCCCAAGCATATTATGAGTCAGGCTGAAACGGCCTTAAGTGCTGCCGATCAAAAGCTTTATCGCAAATATGTCAGTTTGTCAGTGGCCTTGCTGAAACAAATAAAAGGCTTAAACCCGAAGGTGCGAAAAGTTATTGAGGCACATCGCGAACACTACAACGGTGCCGGCTTTCCGCATGGTTTACAGGGTGATGAAATTCCATTGTTGTCAATTATGTTGGGCATTGCGCGCCGTTATGATGACATGCTGCACCCGCGTGAGCAGGCTAAGGCGCTTGCCCCATCTGATGTAATGCGTCAGTTGCATAAGCTGAAAAACACTGAGTTTCAAGAAGACCTAGTGTCTGAGTTCTTTCACTCACAGGGCCTTTTTCCTGCAGGCTCGATCGTTGAATTGAATACCGGCGCCTTAGCAATAGTTGTTGAGCAATCGAAGCAAAACAAAATGCGGCCGGTTG belongs to Pseudomonadales bacterium and includes:
- a CDS encoding DUF3391 domain-containing protein, whose protein sequence is MKTQQKRMVQDLHVGMYVSELDRPWLETPFKLQGFLIRNQEQINELNQWCNYVHIDIEKGKEALVRDPLKTHSRSNISKAKAVPPAIYSFTRYNKRANTYQQNHGFYKASSVEKVQLQINQSLAQVDAALAQGKVFDPKPLELAAKDLVKSVLENPDVLAWLGRVEHYDQHSHEHAIRTAVWSCLFARHLGLAQTDILILVQAALLKDIGQTRLPKHIMSQAETALSAADQKLYRKYVSLSVALLKQIKGLNPKVRKVIEAHREHYNGAGFPHGLQGDEIPLLSIMLGIARRYDDMLHPREQAKALAPSDVMRQLHKLKNTEFQEDLVSEFFHSQGLFPAGSIVELNTGALAIVVEQSKQNKMRPVVAIVTDAERRALKKITTINLATEADAEPSIGKRPHLTIVRDLALSECELDIIAIKAAIFKPSRSALSFFKR